One region of Quercus lobata isolate SW786 chromosome 2, ValleyOak3.0 Primary Assembly, whole genome shotgun sequence genomic DNA includes:
- the LOC115957107 gene encoding protein LURP-one-related 5-like, translating into MNNKVVIVDEKFCFPEETHLTVHKTSVFFPGDGFIVYDLHGEVLYRFDSYGPESTPKDELVLMDSSGKCLLTLLRKKPSLHQRWEGHIGEKAEHQEPIFSLCRSSIIRRSGLVVEVHGDPEEEYHIEGSFTHRCCKMMDNSCRDPVVEIKRKVDPSTNVMLGKDVLLLCLKPGFDSAFAMGLVLILDQMHGDDADDVAQEVDPTVEDTIPPS; encoded by the exons ATGAATAATAAGGTTGTAATAGTGGATGAGAAATTCTGCTTCCCTGAAGAGACCCATCTCACAGTCCACAAGACCTCAGTGTTCTTCCCCGGTGATGGCTTCATCGTCTACGATCTCCACGGAGAGGTTCTGTACCGCTTCGATTCGTATGGTCCCGAATCAACACCCAAAGATGAACTTGTTCTCATGGATTCTTCTGGAAAATGCCTCCTCACTCTTCTTCGAAAG AAACCAAGCCTTCATCAACGTTGGGAAGGACACATAGGGGAGAAAGCAGAACATCAGGAACCAATTTTCAGTCTATGCAGATCATCCATAATCAGACGGTCGGGCCTGGTTGTAGAGGTTCACGGTGATCCTGAAGAGGAGTATCACATCGAGGGCTCTTTCACCCATCGATGCTGTAAAATGATGGACAATTCATGTAGGGATCCTGTGGTTGAGATCAAACGAAAAGTGGACCCCTCAACTAATGTGATGCTTGGGAAGGATGTCCTTTTGTTGTGTCTCAAGCCTGGCTTTGATAGTGCTTTCGCTATGGGATTGGTGCTTATTCTTGATCAAATGCACGGTGATGATGCTGATGATGTTGCACAGGAGGTGGATCCTACCGTAGAGGATACAATTCCACCCtcctga